The genomic stretch GACCAAATGTGTATGTATGGCTCATGTGAGTGTATGGCTGTAATACTTTCATGCATTTTCTACATAAAACAGGTTTAGCTCTATTTtctatttacattttcgtcatttagcagacactcttatccagagcgatttacagtagtgagtttaTACATTTTCGTAATCCAGTCAATCTCTCCAGGATATCGCAGGGATTTTTGTGATATTTGCAGGCAAATATGCTAGATTTTGCTGCGGCAATTCTTGCGAAAATGAGCTGACAAGGGAAACATTTGTTGACGTGTGGCTTGATTGAACCTTATTATGCAGTAAATGTGCTTTTTGTAATATGTTAATGGGTCAGTTCTATGCGATAATATTGCGATGATTTGACTGTTTTATGccgaaatacatttacattgaaATAATGCGGCGATTGGCAAATTTGCAAGCCCTCACATAATATGCCGGGATTTGTTGATtttgaaacaacaacaaaaatgtgatcGCAGCATCCTTGAGGAACCTTCCAGTAATCCCTGTGACTGCTTGGAGGTTAAGATTGGGTTGTAACAGAGCAAGACGTTCCTACCTGTCAGCTAGTGATTGTTCTGTATGGTGACATGAGCAGAGTCGCCTGACTTCTCCCACTTATTACAGATGTCCGGCTTAGATATGTTGAGCATCCTGCTATGATGTCCATCACCAAGCCAGAACACTCCGAGGCCAACCCTCAGTGCCAGACTGGCAGCCGGCCGGTGGCTGAGCCCGAGACCCCTGCTGTTCACAAGAACAGTGGAAGCTGGCTCAGCTGGGTCTTTGGGAGTGGAAAAGTTAATAAGAAGGAGGTTCATCTACCTGAGGACAAAGACAGATCTGTAAGGAACCTGTTATTTACAGTATATTCTATGTAGAGACAATTGGGTGGATTATTCATTTTTCATTTTTGGCTTGCTTCACATTGCTAATATCTTCTTCCTCAGATTGTCTGGGATCCAACTCTGCACAGATGGGTTGACAAAACTGAGCCCAAGGCTGAGGTATACACTTAAATTACATTCAATAAAAAGCAGTGAAAGACCATTGTATTTCAACTGTGCTAATGTTACTAACAATTTAGAAAATGTGTTGATGTGTTTTACAGAACAAGCTTGTACCACCAACTCCACCGATGGGGATGTATGGATTTCAGGGGAACCCTGGCAGTGTCCCCCAAAGGAGTGAATCCTTACTCCATGAAAGCAGGTGAATA from Coregonus clupeaformis isolate EN_2021a chromosome 29, ASM2061545v1, whole genome shotgun sequence encodes the following:
- the LOC121544408 gene encoding uncharacterized protein LOC121544408: MASVTAQRKGIFPTASVPAHREWIFPKASVPAQREGILPTASVPVENGNNHPQPPPIIPMLAPLLKWDGGVCTPPVDFYSKRRDVRLRYVEHPAMMSITKPEHSEANPQCQTGSRPVAEPETPAVHKNSGSWLSWVFGSGKVNKKEVHLPEDKDRSIVWDPTLHRWVDKTEPKAENKLVPPTPPMGMYGFQGNPGSVPQRSESLLHESSRSMGQQIPYNALH